A part of Methanohalobium evestigatum Z-7303 genomic DNA contains:
- the tnpB gene encoding IS200/IS605 family element RNA-guided endonuclease TnpB, translating to MLKAYKYRMYPNQIQQELIAKHIGACRFIYNWALENKIKYYEQDGKAISRFELNKQIRVLKQDHEWLNEINSQSLQGATLNLENAFTKFFREKLGFPKFKSKKNPVQSFSVPQYYKVDFENNKVYIPKIGWIKTRLHRSFDGKQRTATITRTPTGKYYISILVDDDKQLPQKQTFYEVNTVGVDVGIKDFAVTSDGEKIDNPRYLKNSIERLKVLQKRLSRKKKGSNNYRKLKHQIAKYHEKIANQREDFQHKLSSRLISENQAVALECLNVKGLLKNHNLAQHITDASWSSFVQKLEYKAEWYGKNIIKIGRFDPSSKICHVCGYYHQDLELKDREWECPDCKTIHDRDINASVNIKKFTLDKQNLIGINSPSG from the coding sequence ATGTTAAAAGCTTACAAGTATCGTATGTATCCAAACCAAATCCAACAGGAGTTAATCGCAAAACATATAGGAGCTTGTAGGTTCATATACAACTGGGCATTGGAGAACAAAATCAAATATTATGAGCAGGATGGTAAAGCAATATCAAGATTTGAATTGAACAAACAGATAAGGGTATTAAAACAAGATCATGAATGGTTGAATGAAATTAACTCACAATCATTACAGGGAGCTACTCTTAACCTGGAAAATGCTTTTACCAAGTTTTTCAGAGAAAAATTAGGTTTTCCAAAGTTTAAATCCAAGAAAAACCCTGTTCAATCGTTTTCTGTTCCTCAGTATTATAAAGTCGATTTTGAGAATAATAAAGTATACATACCTAAAATCGGCTGGATAAAAACAAGGCTGCATAGAAGTTTTGATGGTAAACAAAGGACTGCGACTATAACAAGAACACCGACAGGAAAATATTATATCAGTATTTTAGTCGATGACGACAAACAATTACCACAAAAACAGACATTCTACGAAGTTAATACAGTAGGAGTCGATGTAGGAATCAAGGATTTCGCTGTAACATCCGACGGTGAAAAAATCGATAATCCAAGATACCTGAAAAATTCAATTGAAAGATTGAAGGTATTACAGAAAAGGCTCAGCAGAAAAAAGAAGGGTTCTAACAATTACAGGAAACTGAAACATCAGATAGCAAAATATCATGAGAAAATTGCTAATCAGAGAGAAGATTTCCAGCATAAATTAAGTTCCAGGTTGATAAGCGAGAACCAAGCTGTAGCACTGGAATGTTTGAATGTAAAAGGACTGCTGAAAAATCATAATCTGGCACAGCATATAACCGATGCTTCATGGAGTAGTTTTGTTCAGAAATTAGAGTATAAAGCAGAATGGTACGGTAAAAATATCATCAAGATAGGACGATTCGACCCATCAAGCAAAATCTGTCATGTATGTGGATATTATCATCAGGATTTAGAACTTAAAGACAGAGAATGGGAATGTCCTGACTGTAAAACGATACATGATAGGGACATCAACGCATCAGTTAACATTAAAAAATTCACACTGGATAAACAGAATCTAATAGGCATCAATTCACCTTCGGGATGA
- a CDS encoding molybdopterin-dependent oxidoreductase: MGFLKIIYAFFCVVFLILFSGCLSSTPSNTYDTEISRNQTETKNYQGVDLTPIDQQQTRDIKGTPNINIESYRLQINGMVENPENFTYEQIKSYPNVSKVIDLNCVEGWSFTAKWTGIPLKTLFNETGVKDNATNVVFYSADGYSTSLKLDYLMDNNIILAYKINDVILPRDRGFPLQLVAESKYGYKWAKWITEIEITNQSYEGYWEKRGYSNSANVSGPSF; encoded by the coding sequence ATGGGATTCTTAAAAATTATATACGCCTTTTTTTGTGTGGTTTTTTTAATACTTTTTTCTGGTTGCCTTTCATCCACTCCTTCGAATACTTATGATACCGAAATATCAAGAAATCAAACTGAAACTAAAAACTATCAGGGTGTTGATTTAACTCCGATTGACCAGCAACAGACCCGTGATATAAAAGGAACACCAAACATCAATATTGAATCCTACAGGCTACAAATAAACGGAATGGTAGAAAATCCTGAAAACTTTACATATGAACAGATAAAATCCTATCCCAATGTTTCAAAAGTCATAGATCTGAACTGTGTAGAAGGATGGAGTTTTACCGCAAAATGGACTGGTATTCCTTTAAAGACCCTGTTCAATGAAACGGGTGTCAAAGATAATGCCACAAATGTGGTTTTCTATTCTGCAGATGGGTATTCCACTTCACTAAAACTGGACTATTTAATGGATAACAATATCATTTTAGCCTATAAAATCAATGATGTTATCCTGCCACGTGACAGAGGGTTTCCTCTACAGCTGGTCGCTGAAAGTAAATATGGTTATAAATGGGCTAAATGGATAACAGAAATCGAAATTACAAACCAAAGTTATGAAGGGTACTGGGAAAAAAGAGGCTACAGCAACAGTGCCAACGTCAGTGGACCAAGTTTTTGA
- the mtaA gene encoding methylcobamide:CoM methyltransferase MtaA, producing MDEITPKERMVRLLKGKTVDKTPVGSFTSMSPVDLMELSGSQRPEADRDSEKMATLAISASKFAGFETVRYPFDMVTLGEAMGCEIDIGTKKRTPSVTSGLSEEAIRELELPEDFLENGRIPTILDASRIIKEEVKDELPVIMGVEGPIDLASNIADIKTFMKWLLKDREIVEKLLDVCTDACIEYANACLKHGADTVCIAEAVASPDLLPPSDFDNLLKPRYQKIAENLEGHRVLHVCGKSDKIIPSMVECGFNGISIEENVRDFKTAVETAHKNNNIVIGNVSTSQTLYNGTPEQVISESFDCLKNGVDVLAPGCGIAPESPLANLKAMVQARNEYYKS from the coding sequence ATGGATGAGATTACACCAAAAGAAAGAATGGTTAGATTACTTAAAGGAAAAACAGTTGATAAAACTCCGGTCGGGTCATTTACCAGCATGTCTCCTGTCGACCTGATGGAACTTTCAGGCTCACAAAGACCTGAAGCAGATAGAGATTCTGAAAAAATGGCTACATTGGCAATTTCAGCATCTAAATTTGCTGGATTTGAAACCGTGAGATATCCGTTCGATATGGTCACACTGGGTGAAGCAATGGGATGTGAAATCGATATTGGAACAAAAAAAAGAACTCCTTCTGTAACCAGTGGATTGTCAGAAGAAGCAATTAGGGAACTTGAATTACCAGAAGATTTTCTTGAAAATGGAAGAATACCCACGATTCTGGATGCATCCCGTATCATCAAAGAAGAAGTTAAAGATGAACTGCCGGTTATTATGGGTGTTGAAGGTCCTATAGACCTTGCGTCCAATATTGCAGACATAAAAACGTTTATGAAATGGTTACTAAAGGACCGTGAAATAGTCGAAAAACTGCTGGACGTGTGCACCGATGCCTGTATAGAATATGCAAATGCCTGTCTAAAACACGGTGCAGATACAGTATGTATAGCAGAGGCTGTAGCATCACCGGATTTGCTTCCACCGAGCGATTTTGATAATCTTTTAAAACCCAGATACCAAAAAATTGCAGAAAACCTTGAAGGACATCGTGTACTTCACGTTTGTGGAAAATCGGACAAAATAATACCATCTATGGTAGAATGTGGTTTCAACGGTATCAGTATTGAAGAAAACGTCAGGGACTTTAAAACAGCAGTAGAAACTGCACATAAAAACAATAATATCGTCATCGGTAATGTGTCCACCTCTCAGACATTATACAACGGAACTCCGGAACAGGTCATATCGGAATCTTTTGACTGTCTTAAAAATGGCGTAGATGTACTGGCTCCAGGATGCGGAATTGCTCCGGAATCTCCACTTGCCAACCTAAAAGCAATGGTTCAGGCTCGAAATGAATATTATAAGTCATAA
- the mtaA gene encoding methylcobamide:CoM methyltransferase MtaA has product MNPRDRLLNCLKGKKVDIVPALSVTQTATVELMRMTDSEWPEAHSDPEKMVKLAVSGHEIAGLEAVRYPFCLTVLAEAMGCEVNMGAMDIQPSIVSNPYSNNSDIPQIPDDLEKRGRIPVMLEVAELIRDKLDENVPIIAGLVGPATLTAHLMGTSNFLIGLIKKPEYVRQFLEVSTDICIRHANNLLEHGADVVCVPDGTAGPDLIDPAMFENFIKPEYQRFCRDVKGFKVSHMCGDINAILEPLSECGFEGISVEEKIIDLQTAKEILGDKSKLIGNVSTSGTMLMRSYDDVKNEAKNCLEEGVDVLAPGCGIAPNTPLKNIKALVDARNEYYQR; this is encoded by the coding sequence ATGAATCCAAGAGATAGGCTCCTAAACTGTCTGAAAGGAAAAAAAGTAGATATTGTTCCCGCTCTATCTGTCACCCAGACAGCGACTGTTGAACTTATGAGAATGACAGATTCAGAATGGCCAGAAGCCCACAGTGACCCAGAAAAAATGGTAAAACTCGCAGTTTCAGGACATGAAATTGCAGGTCTGGAGGCTGTAAGATACCCATTTTGTCTTACTGTGCTTGCTGAAGCTATGGGATGTGAGGTAAATATGGGTGCTATGGATATCCAGCCTTCAATTGTATCAAACCCCTATTCCAATAATTCCGATATTCCACAAATTCCCGATGACCTTGAAAAAAGAGGCAGAATTCCTGTCATGTTAGAAGTAGCTGAATTAATCAGGGATAAATTGGATGAAAATGTTCCAATTATAGCCGGTCTGGTAGGTCCCGCAACCCTTACCGCCCATTTAATGGGTACATCCAATTTTTTGATTGGGTTAATCAAAAAACCTGAATATGTACGGCAATTTCTGGAAGTCAGTACTGATATATGTATTCGCCATGCTAACAACCTCCTTGAACACGGTGCTGATGTAGTCTGTGTACCTGACGGTACTGCAGGTCCTGACCTGATTGATCCTGCTATGTTTGAGAATTTCATAAAACCAGAATATCAGAGATTCTGCAGGGACGTTAAGGGATTTAAGGTATCCCATATGTGTGGTGATATTAATGCTATACTTGAACCACTTTCAGAATGTGGGTTTGAAGGAATAAGTGTTGAAGAAAAAATAATAGATCTTCAGACTGCAAAAGAAATTCTTGGAGATAAATCAAAGCTTATAGGCAATGTTTCAACTTCTGGAACCATGTTGATGCGTAGTTATGATGATGTTAAAAACGAGGCAAAAAATTGTCTGGAAGAAGGAGTTGATGTACTGGCTCCAGGTTGCGGAATTGCTCCCAACACACCACTGAAGAACATAAAAGCTCTTGTAGATGCAAGAAATGAATACTACCAGAGATGA
- a CDS encoding methionine synthase, producing MTELIFDEIGSYPLPEGVTKEWLAHAFSTREEDEQLFSVINNTFQKKIDAEVQVPNYPQFQDMNQQFLSIINDEECSDGPYDVKEDCAKILELEAIEPAAKKYREEHGEKLGIRVCITGPLELYLKEFGSTEYTDILNLLASSVDKFAKKAIESAKNFYVKTISIDEPSIGINPQIMFSDSELIEALTIASQSANKLGADVEIHLHSPIHYHLAARTPSINVIGVESAANPDYLELIDKKLLEDTDSYLRVGVARTDVFNLAAVLNEKYNTNVWKDLDKFEEIITDLETPETVSKRLENAYSKFGDRVKYVGPDCGLGSWPTQEMASRLLNNVARGIADFK from the coding sequence ATGACTGAGTTAATTTTCGATGAAATTGGCAGTTACCCTTTACCAGAAGGAGTAACAAAAGAATGGTTAGCTCATGCTTTTTCAACCCGTGAAGAGGATGAGCAATTATTTTCGGTTATCAATAATACCTTCCAGAAGAAAATCGATGCAGAGGTACAGGTTCCAAATTACCCACAATTCCAGGATATGAACCAACAATTTTTGTCCATAATCAATGATGAGGAATGTTCAGATGGACCCTATGATGTCAAAGAAGATTGTGCAAAGATATTGGAGCTTGAAGCAATCGAACCAGCAGCCAAAAAGTACAGGGAAGAACATGGTGAAAAACTTGGTATCCGTGTCTGCATCACAGGACCACTGGAGCTGTATCTTAAGGAATTTGGAAGCACTGAATACACCGATATTTTAAACCTGCTGGCGTCGAGTGTCGATAAATTTGCTAAAAAAGCAATCGAATCGGCAAAAAATTTCTATGTAAAAACCATTTCTATTGATGAGCCAAGTATAGGAATCAACCCGCAGATAATGTTTAGCGATTCTGAATTAATTGAAGCGTTAACGATAGCATCACAATCTGCAAACAAACTGGGTGCAGATGTAGAAATTCATCTTCATTCGCCCATACATTATCATCTGGCAGCAAGGACACCTTCGATAAATGTGATAGGTGTTGAATCAGCCGCAAATCCGGATTATCTGGAACTTATTGATAAAAAGTTACTGGAAGATACAGATTCATACCTGAGAGTCGGAGTTGCACGTACTGATGTATTCAATCTCGCTGCTGTACTTAATGAAAAATACAATACCAATGTCTGGAAAGATTTGGACAAGTTTGAGGAAATAATCACAGATTTGGAAACTCCTGAAACGGTATCCAAAAGACTTGAAAACGCCTATTCCAAATTCGGTGACCGAGTCAAATATGTGGGACCTGATTGTGGTCTTGGTTCATGGCCGACTCAGGAAATGGCAAGCCGTTTACTTAACAATGTTGCCAGAGGAATAGCCGATTTTAAGTAA
- a CDS encoding stage II sporulation protein M, whose translation MNDFSDKTFSIKKSDVLWSLKLFAMAIGFACLLGFSLYLIMNSFTGPETVNKAITTTSSTATKKVEVSAKYISPVWSIFIFNTIAAFTAAAGTGLFVYIHHALLGDLEHRFKNKKYSTFSIKTEQLFRFFSNKIYKLTTKINKSYKQNGYRPNSEYTQDSIWYYSGFSEYDYQKIAQLLPYTIPVIIIFVNGILIGLLFSYFIFNGIIDGYEVMGLKGIMFGGVYSFSYFISSILPHGILELPALLLTASMGHRFAKIQSCTVKNKSLFRGDSIASIYQSLEQVNSTTKTYLKSKPLWILLTSITVVLFAAAYIEINITPVFVKIVMEILDNIILSIK comes from the coding sequence ATGAATGATTTTTCTGATAAAACATTTAGCATTAAAAAATCTGATGTGCTGTGGTCTCTTAAATTGTTTGCTATGGCTATTGGTTTTGCGTGTTTGCTTGGGTTTAGTCTTTATCTTATTATGAATTCGTTTACAGGTCCTGAAACCGTCAACAAAGCAATCACCACAACATCAAGTACTGCTACCAAAAAAGTTGAAGTCAGTGCTAAATATATCAGCCCTGTTTGGTCGATATTTATATTCAATACTATTGCCGCTTTTACTGCAGCAGCCGGTACAGGATTGTTTGTATATATCCATCACGCACTACTTGGAGATTTGGAACACAGATTTAAAAATAAAAAATATTCAACCTTTTCCATTAAAACAGAACAGTTATTCAGATTTTTTTCCAATAAAATATATAAGCTTACTACAAAAATTAATAAGAGCTACAAACAAAATGGATATAGACCAAATTCTGAATATACGCAGGATTCTATATGGTACTATAGTGGATTTAGCGAATATGATTATCAAAAAATCGCACAATTGCTCCCATATACTATACCTGTAATAATTATTTTTGTCAATGGTATATTAATTGGATTGCTTTTTTCCTATTTTATTTTCAATGGTATAATCGATGGATATGAAGTTATGGGATTAAAGGGAATAATGTTTGGCGGAGTATATTCATTTTCCTATTTCATTTCCTCAATCCTACCTCATGGAATACTGGAACTACCTGCACTGCTTCTTACTGCATCCATGGGACACAGGTTCGCAAAGATACAATCCTGTACAGTTAAAAATAAAAGTTTGTTCAGAGGTGATAGTATTGCCAGTATATACCAGAGCCTTGAACAAGTTAATTCAACCACAAAAACTTATCTGAAATCCAAACCGTTATGGATATTATTAACCTCAATAACGGTCGTATTATTTGCTGCTGCCTATATAGAAATAAATATCACTCCAGTATTTGTAAAAATTGTTATGGAAATCCTGGATAATATAATATTAAGTATTAAATGA
- a CDS encoding RAD55 family ATPase gives MVTRIQTGISGFDELVQGGLLSERVYLVSGPPGSGKTTFGIQFLTHGAANGEIGLYITLNESPQNVIDDMSNYKLGIPSLIKKRKLLFADLGPRMEYGYSDEMNEVISPNYDVGYAPVESEAPSPNLVFKQITAYVMEYNVKRLVIDSVSAIRFTSKDRSLEEKEMSRFIRSLKNLGCTTVLLSEMVDPTSYSTEQFSSHGVIFLHNFLYQKTMTRALQIIKMRGTRHDCNMRGIEFTEKGLKINDQLS, from the coding sequence ATGGTAACAAGAATACAGACCGGAATTTCAGGATTTGATGAGCTGGTTCAGGGGGGTCTGCTGTCAGAAAGGGTATATCTGGTAAGCGGACCACCCGGCAGTGGTAAAACAACTTTTGGGATACAGTTTCTGACACATGGCGCTGCAAATGGTGAAATTGGTTTATATATAACCTTAAATGAAAGTCCTCAAAATGTTATTGATGACATGTCTAATTATAAGCTTGGCATACCTTCTCTTATTAAAAAGAGAAAACTCCTTTTCGCAGACCTTGGTCCAAGGATGGAATATGGTTATTCAGATGAAATGAATGAAGTAATATCTCCCAATTATGATGTTGGATATGCTCCGGTAGAATCGGAAGCTCCTTCACCAAATCTGGTTTTTAAACAGATTACTGCCTATGTAATGGAGTACAATGTCAAAAGGCTGGTAATTGATTCTGTATCAGCTATACGTTTTACAAGTAAAGACCGTTCCTTGGAAGAAAAAGAGATGAGCCGTTTTATAAGAAGTTTAAAAAATCTGGGATGCACAACAGTGCTTTTATCAGAAATGGTGGACCCTACATCCTATTCTACAGAACAGTTTTCATCTCATGGTGTAATTTTCCTGCATAATTTTCTTTATCAAAAAACAATGACAAGAGCCTTACAGATTATAAAGATGCGGGGAACCAGGCATGATTGTAATATGCGAGGTATTGAATTTACAGAGAAAGGTCTAAAAATCAACGACCAGCTGAGCTGA
- a CDS encoding EF-Tu/IF-2/RF-3 family GTPase, producing the protein MTSVAIIGSEQSGRTSLASHLGKKEDESDITKFEYSKGGRILTAIDANGYPESVKPLITALSLSDIALICVPPEGLNATIGECIIALDIMKYQHGIFVLTKSDTTYPYAIEELKEQIKKVTAGTSLENWDCISTSTTSFEGMNELRDMIFELRDTVTKEKKSLDDKPPRVVIDQVFNVTGIGCVALGSVSQGTIHSKDKMYLYPLEKPLEIRSIQMHDEDTKSAGAGSRVGLALKHVQTKEIDRGFIISNDESVGTDFTLNCTLTQLTDGFAVGDVLHLFTGLQSTPVRVENITSNSNNIEHAKPGYEYLVEFSGTKEIAYNSSDRFIIANLNNDKQRFIGYGFVNA; encoded by the coding sequence ATGACAAGCGTAGCAATTATTGGAAGCGAACAGAGTGGAAGAACCAGTCTGGCATCACATCTGGGAAAAAAAGAGGATGAATCAGACATTACAAAATTTGAGTATTCCAAGGGTGGAAGAATACTTACAGCCATAGATGCGAACGGGTATCCAGAATCTGTAAAACCACTGATTACAGCTCTTAGCCTTTCAGATATTGCCCTCATCTGTGTGCCACCGGAAGGTCTCAATGCAACTATAGGTGAATGTATAATAGCTCTGGACATCATGAAATACCAGCACGGAATATTTGTTTTAACAAAATCTGACACAACCTATCCATATGCAATAGAAGAACTTAAAGAACAAATAAAAAAGGTAACTGCAGGTACAAGTCTTGAAAACTGGGACTGTATTTCAACATCAACAACCTCATTTGAAGGAATGAATGAACTCAGAGATATGATATTTGAACTGAGAGACACTGTAACCAAAGAAAAGAAATCATTGGATGATAAACCTCCCCGTGTTGTTATTGATCAGGTATTCAATGTTACAGGTATCGGATGTGTAGCTCTTGGTTCTGTGTCCCAGGGAACAATACATTCAAAGGACAAAATGTACTTGTATCCTTTAGAAAAACCACTGGAAATACGCTCGATACAGATGCATGATGAAGATACAAAAAGTGCAGGAGCTGGGTCACGTGTAGGGTTGGCTCTAAAGCACGTACAGACCAAAGAAATCGACAGAGGTTTTATAATATCCAATGATGAATCAGTAGGTACTGATTTCACCCTTAACTGCACACTAACCCAGTTAACAGATGGATTTGCAGTAGGAGATGTTTTGCATCTGTTTACAGGTCTCCAATCCACCCCTGTACGAGTTGAAAATATTACATCAAACAGTAACAATATAGAACATGCAAAACCCGGATATGAATATCTGGTGGAGTTTTCAGGTACAAAAGAGATAGCCTATAATAGTTCTGACAGGTTTATAATCGCCAACCTTAATAATGATAAACAAAGGTTTATAGGTTACGGATTTGTTAATGCATGA
- a CDS encoding RNA ligase, whose translation MSFESNTKLDIDGVAEFLNLPSSKVKKLASKKRILQNWGKYQNLFRFDKKVSKIESGTVLYQNNGYFELIRGFPKIKRAMAVEPAVKSHFKNSGTVSVEEKMNGYNVRVASINGDVTAFTRSGIVCPYTTERAKYLIGQEFFEKHPEFVLYGEMVGPDNPYVPKNIYNIESLDFFIFDIRYKNTGEPLPVYERRKLMNDYNLNQVQLFGEYKIEEAPKNITKIIKEIGKQEREGVVIKDPQMRINAIKYTSSESNCADLREGFKFYNDFGRDYFYSRVIREGFQSVELGESEEEFQERCLQLGRSILEPMSRTMRKVAQGEEVHDDVQIRVKEPETIYEFEKHLKRMGIDAKFGAPQQVGDEYLVSIRKLNQSTNDKTKAIWNGSLWKS comes from the coding sequence ATGAGCTTTGAATCAAATACTAAACTCGATATAGATGGTGTGGCAGAATTTCTGAACCTGCCCTCATCTAAAGTTAAAAAACTGGCATCCAAAAAAAGGATATTACAAAACTGGGGCAAATATCAGAACCTGTTTAGATTTGACAAAAAAGTATCCAAAATCGAAAGCGGAACAGTACTGTATCAAAACAATGGATACTTTGAATTGATAAGAGGTTTCCCCAAAATAAAAAGAGCAATGGCTGTTGAACCTGCTGTAAAAAGCCATTTTAAGAATTCAGGTACTGTTTCTGTGGAAGAAAAAATGAACGGCTACAACGTTAGAGTAGCCAGTATTAACGGTGATGTCACTGCTTTTACCCGAAGTGGTATAGTCTGTCCCTATACTACAGAACGTGCAAAATATTTAATCGGGCAGGAGTTTTTTGAAAAACATCCAGAATTTGTTTTATACGGGGAAATGGTGGGTCCCGATAATCCCTATGTTCCAAAGAACATCTACAATATAGAATCACTTGACTTTTTCATATTTGATATCAGATATAAAAACACAGGGGAACCTTTACCTGTATATGAACGAAGAAAACTTATGAACGATTACAATTTAAATCAGGTTCAACTCTTTGGAGAATATAAAATTGAAGAGGCTCCTAAAAATATCACCAAAATTATCAAAGAAATAGGTAAACAGGAGCGTGAAGGTGTAGTAATCAAAGACCCACAGATGCGAATAAACGCAATAAAGTATACAAGTTCTGAGAGCAACTGTGCAGACCTTAGGGAAGGATTCAAATTCTACAACGATTTTGGGAGGGATTATTTCTATTCAAGAGTTATCCGTGAAGGTTTCCAGTCAGTTGAATTGGGAGAATCCGAGGAAGAATTCCAAGAACGCTGTTTACAGCTTGGCAGGAGCATACTGGAGCCAATGAGCAGGACTATGAGAAAAGTTGCACAGGGGGAAGAAGTACACGATGATGTCCAGATCCGGGTAAAAGAACCTGAAACGATTTATGAATTTGAAAAACATCTTAAAAGAATGGGGATAGACGCTAAATTTGGTGCTCCTCAACAGGTTGGCGACGAATATCTGGTATCAATCAGAAAACTTAACCAGAGTACCAATGATAAAACAAAAGCAATCTGGAACGGCAGTTTGTGGAAAAGTTAA
- a CDS encoding CBS domain-containing protein codes for MQVKEIMVEPPTIDKSDTTSHALDVMEKKNTRRLLVTHDDKIMGVLTMRSLNEELGTRKKGNKPASSLHVATAVSDDYSKVLPDTDIKDAITLMKNKGKVIVVTDNDDIYGWVTPEELLKNNHFDGYAGEIMQKDPLKANPSDRVIHIRHQMLENNIGRVPVVEDEKIVGIVTEKDIAKSMRAFRDLVAGNKQDTRIRNLIIEDIMTRGAKTVYTNTPTSDVVNMMIEDNIGGVPVLNLEDELVGIITRRNIIESMAD; via the coding sequence ATGCAAGTTAAAGAAATAATGGTGGAGCCACCTACCATCGATAAATCTGATACAACATCCCATGCGCTTGACGTTATGGAGAAGAAAAATACCCGAAGGTTGCTCGTAACCCATGACGATAAAATCATGGGCGTACTTACCATGAGAAGCCTTAATGAAGAACTTGGAACACGTAAAAAAGGCAACAAACCTGCGTCATCACTACATGTAGCTACTGCTGTTTCTGATGATTATTCAAAAGTTTTGCCTGATACAGATATCAAAGATGCTATAACCCTGATGAAAAACAAAGGAAAAGTTATAGTAGTCACAGATAACGATGATATATACGGTTGGGTTACACCTGAAGAACTGTTGAAAAATAATCATTTTGATGGTTATGCAGGAGAAATAATGCAAAAAGACCCTCTAAAGGCAAATCCCAGTGATCGTGTAATTCATATCAGACATCAGATGCTTGAAAACAATATTGGAAGAGTCCCTGTTGTAGAAGATGAAAAAATTGTGGGTATTGTTACAGAAAAGGACATTGCAAAATCCATGCGTGCATTCCGTGACCTTGTTGCGGGTAACAAACAGGATACAAGGATAAGAAATCTGATTATTGAAGACATTATGACAAGAGGTGCTAAAACCGTCTATACAAATACACCTACATCTGATGTTGTCAACATGATGATTGAAGATAACATCGGTGGAGTGCCAGTACTAAACCTTGAAGACGAACTTGTAGGAATCATTACAAGAAGGAACATCATAGAAAGCATGGCTGATTGA
- a CDS encoding CBS domain-containing protein, whose amino-acid sequence MTVKDIMSSPVYVLKPNDTVAHARNLMLRHKINTLIVVDDEEEMVGIVTMSDLSRKKAQSGPTWKRRPVDDILIDRVMTESPLTIYSSASISQATSMMLENHISSLPVMKNKVAGIITRTDIVKYIVENRSLEGSISEWMTKNPIFVHRHHTINHVIDEMDKSNIHKLLVVNDVEKTVGMISTRDLALNSLKDDEGKLQSKEIKMARKPETGGQRVYRDVEKVSLVAEDIMSTQLHVIDSSDSLNNATKIMIDENVLGLPVRENEDIVGIISRSDILRAIQNQLSE is encoded by the coding sequence ATGACCGTAAAAGACATCATGAGTTCACCGGTTTATGTGTTAAAACCAAATGATACTGTTGCACATGCACGTAACCTGATGCTAAGACATAAAATCAACACTCTTATTGTTGTTGATGATGAAGAGGAAATGGTAGGTATAGTAACAATGTCTGATTTGAGCAGGAAAAAAGCTCAATCAGGACCGACATGGAAGAGAAGACCTGTAGATGATATTTTAATCGACAGGGTAATGACCGAATCTCCATTAACAATCTATTCCAGTGCATCAATATCACAGGCTACCAGTATGATGCTTGAGAATCATATAAGTAGCCTTCCTGTCATGAAAAATAAAGTAGCCGGCATTATCACAAGGACAGATATTGTTAAATATATTGTTGAAAACCGTTCACTGGAAGGTAGTATTTCTGAATGGATGACAAAAAATCCAATATTTGTTCACAGACATCATACTATAAACCATGTAATAGATGAAATGGATAAAAGCAATATACATAAACTCCTTGTAGTAAACGATGTCGAAAAAACCGTGGGTATGATATCTACCAGAGACCTGGCTTTAAATAGTCTTAAAGACGATGAAGGAAAACTCCAATCCAAAGAAATAAAAATGGCTCGAAAACCCGAAACTGGCGGTCAAAGGGTATACCGAGATGTAGAAAAGGTTTCACTGGTGGCAGAAGACATTATGAGTACACAGCTTCATGTAATAGACAGTAGTGATTCTCTTAACAATGCCACAAAAATTATGATTGATGAAAATGTTCTGGGCTTACCTGTAAGAGAAAATGAAGATATAGTAGGAATAATTAGCAGAAGTGATATACTAAGAGCTATACAGAATCAGTTATCTGAGTAA